The following proteins are encoded in a genomic region of Desulfovibrio sp.:
- the umuD gene encoding translesion error-prone DNA polymerase V autoproteolytic subunit: MAFISSSLELLAPAAVISDHRAGLPLYLAPVEAGFPSPAEDYLDCKLDLHRYMVRNEAATFFLRAHGESMLGAGIHDGDLLVVDRSVEAGHRKVVIAALEGELTVKRLLRREGRVLLAPENPQFDPIDITESEFVHIWGVVTYVVHKL; the protein is encoded by the coding sequence ATGGCTTTCATTTCGTCTTCGCTGGAACTGCTGGCTCCGGCAGCGGTCATTTCTGACCACAGGGCGGGGCTGCCCCTGTATCTTGCGCCCGTGGAGGCGGGTTTTCCTTCTCCGGCGGAGGATTACCTCGACTGCAAGCTGGATCTGCACAGGTACATGGTGCGCAATGAGGCTGCCACCTTCTTTTTGCGCGCGCATGGGGAATCCATGCTGGGGGCGGGTATCCATGACGGAGACCTGCTGGTGGTTGACCGCTCGGTAGAGGCCGGGCACCGCAAGGTGGTTATCGCCGCGCTGGAAGGGGAGCTGACCGTCAAGCGTCTGCTGCGCCGCGAAGGGCGCGTCTTGCTTGCCCCCGAGAACCCCCAGTTTGACCCCATCGATATCACAGAAAGCGAATTCGTGCATATCTGGGGCGTTGTGACCTATGTCGTCCACAAGCTCTGA
- a CDS encoding helix-turn-helix transcriptional regulator — translation MPEKSDFKETLQRLMQALSVVSDAELARSLGITPQSVSGARKRGEVPPAWIQTCAAQTGVNAHWLFFGSGPMRLPEAADGELPSIQADFETDLISVPLAEARLSAGTGSLEVNSHSQGSYAFRGDFLRRKGNPRRMVLMRVSGDSMVPEIFDNDLVLLDRGQTEISPGRLYAVGFEDAIYIKRIDKLPGKIVLNSVNPAYPPVSLDLRGDCAEQFRVIGRVLWSGREYR, via the coding sequence ATGCCTGAAAAATCAGACTTCAAAGAAACATTGCAAAGGCTTATGCAGGCCCTCAGCGTGGTCAGCGATGCGGAACTGGCAAGATCGCTGGGCATCACCCCGCAATCCGTGAGCGGAGCGCGCAAGCGCGGCGAAGTGCCGCCTGCGTGGATTCAGACCTGCGCCGCCCAGACAGGCGTAAACGCCCACTGGCTTTTTTTTGGCAGCGGCCCCATGCGGCTGCCGGAAGCGGCAGATGGCGAACTGCCCAGCATTCAGGCGGATTTCGAAACCGATCTCATCAGTGTGCCGCTGGCAGAAGCGCGGCTCTCTGCCGGAACGGGCAGTCTTGAGGTCAACAGTCACAGCCAGGGCAGCTATGCCTTCAGGGGCGACTTTTTACGCCGCAAGGGCAACCCCCGGCGCATGGTGCTCATGCGTGTTTCTGGCGACAGCATGGTGCCGGAAATTTTTGACAACGATCTGGTGCTGCTGGATCGGGGCCAGACGGAAATCAGCCCTGGGCGGCTTTATGCCGTTGGCTTTGAAGACGCCATCTATATAAAACGCATAGACAAGCTGCCCGGCAAGATTGTGCTGAACAGCGTCAACCCGGCCTATCCGCCTGTGAGCCTTGACCTGCGCGGCGACTGCGCCGAGCAGTTCAGGGTTATTGGCCGCGTGCTGTGGTCTGGAAGGGAATACAGGTAA
- a CDS encoding lysozyme inhibitor LprI family protein encodes MSSARLSFATFFANFAAFSVLCAVLLVAHPALAAEAAPQAAPPAQQDASATAAADSPDQQDSALPVENLFSQTYQACMDEAAGVTTGMQDCMNAEQERLETRLNAQRARVAATLTPERSKAFNDALSAWDTLRKSGSLAMFDPNGGTLSPLMASLWYLEQTARMTRWVDVLQESAEQ; translated from the coding sequence ATGTCGTCTGCTCGTCTATCCTTTGCAACGTTCTTTGCCAATTTTGCCGCATTCAGTGTGCTCTGCGCCGTGCTGCTTGTTGCCCACCCCGCCCTTGCCGCAGAGGCTGCGCCGCAAGCTGCGCCCCCGGCGCAGCAGGATGCCAGCGCCACTGCTGCCGCCGACAGCCCGGATCAGCAAGACTCCGCCCTTCCGGTGGAGAATCTGTTCAGCCAGACCTATCAGGCCTGCATGGACGAAGCTGCGGGGGTGACAACTGGCATGCAGGACTGCATGAATGCGGAACAGGAGCGCCTTGAAACCCGCCTGAACGCGCAACGTGCACGCGTTGCCGCCACCCTTACTCCAGAACGCTCCAAGGCTTTTAATGACGCCCTGAGCGCGTGGGACACTCTGCGCAAAAGCGGTTCCCTTGCCATGTTTGACCCCAACGGCGGCACCCTTTCGCCACTTATGGCATCGCTCTGGTACCTGGAACAAACCGCCCGCATGACGCGCTGGGTTGATGTTTTGCAGGAAAGCGCCGAGCAGTAG
- a CDS encoding LysE family transporter, with protein MLLGLAVAAPLGPIGVLCISRALERGFWAGVAGGLGTALADAIYACLAAIGFSALTTTLATLAPWLKLAGGLFMLWLGWKSLRPNPHRPSTHARTNDFRGLSGTIASTFLLTLTNPVTIFSFAALFAGLGLTDAPGTANALAVVAGVFLGSLLWWLLLSGGVALAQRRLPEGFSLCVSRMSGVVLMGFGFYALGSLLYTIIRQP; from the coding sequence ATGCTTCTCGGCCTGGCCGTGGCAGCTCCCCTTGGCCCCATCGGCGTATTGTGCATAAGCCGCGCGCTTGAACGCGGCTTTTGGGCCGGGGTAGCCGGGGGGCTGGGAACAGCTCTGGCCGATGCCATCTACGCGTGCCTTGCAGCAATCGGTTTTTCAGCTTTAACGACAACACTGGCGACGCTTGCCCCGTGGCTCAAGCTTGCAGGCGGTCTGTTCATGCTTTGGCTTGGCTGGAAAAGCCTGCGGCCAAATCCTCATCGGCCGTCAACACATGCCCGCACCAATGATTTCAGGGGACTCTCCGGCACTATCGCCTCCACATTCCTTCTTACGCTCACCAACCCGGTGACCATCTTCTCCTTTGCGGCACTGTTCGCTGGCCTCGGATTGACCGACGCGCCGGGGACAGCCAATGCCCTTGCCGTTGTTGCGGGAGTATTTCTGGGGTCGTTATTGTGGTGGCTCTTGTTGAGCGGCGGGGTTGCCCTGGCTCAGCGGCGCTTGCCCGAAGGATTTTCCCTTTGCGTATCAAGAATGTCCGGGGTAGTTCTTATGGGTTTCGGCTTTTA